One region of Catenuloplanes indicus genomic DNA includes:
- a CDS encoding 3-isopropylmalate dehydrogenase, whose amino-acid sequence MARIAVVGGDGIGPEVTAQAVKVIQAVLPGVETVDYDLGAARYHRTGEVFPEAVKSELAGFDAILLGAVGDPSVPPGVLERGLLLKMRFDFDQYVNLRPSKLWPGTSGPLGAVKPGEIDFVVVREGTEGLYAGAGGVLHRDTPAEVATEESLNTRHGVERVIRDAFARAQRRERRKVTLVHKTNVLTHAGGLWARTFEAVKADFPDVTTEYQHVDAAAMFMVTAPSRYDVVVTDNLFGDILTDIAAAVTGGIGLAASGCINPERRFPSMFEPVHGSAPDIAGKGVADPVAAVLSASLLLDHLGHPDEAARVTEAVAGELAARTPGAPLRTADVGDRLAAAAS is encoded by the coding sequence GTGGCACGGATCGCGGTGGTTGGCGGCGACGGCATCGGCCCGGAGGTCACCGCTCAGGCCGTCAAGGTCATCCAGGCCGTGCTCCCCGGTGTCGAGACCGTCGACTACGACCTCGGCGCGGCGCGCTACCACCGTACCGGCGAGGTTTTCCCCGAGGCGGTGAAGAGCGAGCTGGCCGGGTTCGACGCCATCCTGCTCGGCGCCGTCGGCGACCCGAGCGTGCCGCCGGGTGTGCTGGAGCGCGGCCTGCTGCTGAAGATGCGCTTCGACTTCGATCAGTACGTGAATCTTCGCCCCTCCAAGCTCTGGCCCGGCACCTCCGGCCCGCTCGGCGCGGTCAAGCCCGGCGAGATCGACTTCGTGGTCGTCCGCGAGGGCACCGAGGGCCTCTACGCCGGTGCCGGTGGCGTGCTGCACCGCGACACACCGGCCGAGGTCGCCACGGAGGAGAGCCTGAACACGCGGCACGGCGTCGAGCGGGTCATCCGCGACGCGTTCGCCCGCGCACAGCGCCGCGAGCGCCGCAAGGTCACGCTCGTGCACAAGACCAACGTGCTCACCCACGCCGGTGGGCTCTGGGCGCGCACCTTCGAGGCCGTCAAGGCCGACTTCCCGGACGTCACCACGGAATACCAGCACGTCGACGCGGCCGCCATGTTCATGGTCACCGCGCCCTCGCGCTACGACGTGGTGGTCACCGACAACCTCTTCGGTGACATCCTCACCGACATCGCGGCGGCCGTCACCGGCGGCATCGGGCTTGCGGCCAGCGGCTGCATCAACCCGGAGCGCCGCTTCCCGTCCATGTTCGAGCCGGTGCACGGCTCGGCGCCGGACATCGCGGGCAAGGGCGTCGCCGACCCGGTCGCCGCCGTGCTCTCCGCGTCCCTGCTGCTCGACCACCTCGGGCACCCGGACGAGGCCGCGCGAGTAACCGAGGCGGTCGCCGGTGAGCTGGCCGCCCGCACTCCGGGGGCCCCGCTGCGCACCGCCGACGTCGGTGACCGGCTGGCCGCCGCTGCCTCCTGA
- a CDS encoding branched-chain amino acid aminotransferase, whose product MSGGDKLDFEIRPNANPVAAADRTALLANPGFGRIFTDHMVTVRYAEGKGWYDARVEARAPIPMDPASAVLHYAQEIFEGLKAYHTADGGVSMFRPDANARRFNLSADRMSMPALPEAVFLDSLRELITIDRDWIPTGEDGSLYLRPFMYASEVFLGVRPAREYLYVVIASPVGAYFSGGIKPVTVWVSPDYTRAAPGGTGAAKCGGNYAASLAAQAEAIEAGCDQVVFLDAVEQKYIDELGGMNIFFVFDDGTLVTPPLTGTILPGITRESVITLARDAGHEVVERPISFDEWRAGAESGRIRETFACGTAAVITPIGEARFPSGAFTVGGGASGEVTMSLRQQLVDIQRGSAPDTHGWIHKIA is encoded by the coding sequence ATGAGCGGTGGTGACAAGCTCGACTTCGAGATTCGCCCGAATGCCAACCCGGTAGCCGCCGCCGATCGCACCGCGCTCCTGGCGAACCCGGGCTTCGGTCGCATCTTCACCGATCACATGGTCACCGTGCGGTACGCGGAGGGCAAGGGCTGGTACGACGCCCGCGTCGAGGCCCGCGCGCCGATCCCGATGGACCCGGCCTCGGCCGTGCTGCACTACGCCCAGGAGATCTTCGAGGGCCTGAAGGCGTACCACACGGCCGACGGCGGCGTCTCGATGTTCCGCCCGGACGCGAACGCCCGCCGCTTCAACCTGTCCGCCGACCGGATGTCGATGCCCGCGCTGCCCGAGGCCGTGTTCCTCGACTCGCTGCGCGAGCTGATCACGATCGACCGGGACTGGATCCCCACCGGCGAGGACGGCAGCCTCTACCTGCGCCCGTTCATGTACGCCAGCGAGGTCTTCCTCGGCGTCCGCCCGGCTCGGGAATACCTCTACGTGGTCATCGCGTCCCCGGTCGGCGCGTACTTCTCCGGCGGCATCAAGCCGGTCACGGTCTGGGTCTCGCCGGACTACACGCGCGCGGCCCCCGGCGGCACCGGCGCGGCCAAGTGCGGCGGCAACTACGCGGCGTCGCTGGCCGCGCAGGCCGAGGCGATCGAGGCCGGCTGCGACCAGGTCGTGTTCCTGGACGCGGTCGAGCAGAAGTACATCGACGAGCTCGGCGGCATGAACATCTTCTTCGTGTTCGACGACGGCACGCTGGTCACGCCGCCGCTGACCGGCACGATCCTGCCCGGCATCACCCGCGAGTCGGTCATCACGCTGGCCCGCGACGCCGGCCACGAGGTGGTCGAGCGCCCGATCAGCTTCGACGAGTGGCGCGCGGGCGCCGAGTCCGGCCGGATCCGGGAGACGTTCGCCTGCGGCACCGCCGCGGTCATCACCCCGATCGGCGAGGCCCGCTTCCCGTCCGGCGCGTTCACGGTCGGCGGCGGCGCCTCCGGCGAGGTCACCATGTCGCTGCGCCAGCAGCTGGTCGACATCCAGCGCGGCTCCGCCCCGGACACCCACGGCTGGATCCACAAGATCGCCTGA
- a CDS encoding SDR family NAD(P)-dependent oxidoreductase, translating to MSKIALITGANRGLGRAYALALAEAGVDLILTYRTHAKDAIEDVLASVRGLGRTATAIPLDTREVSSFDAFAGEVRDALRETWGRDSFDFLLNNAGTGPGATIADTTVELVDEVFAVHFRGPFFLTQKLLPLIADEGRIINFSTGLSRFTGDGIYSAYGAMKGAVEVFTRYLAKEVAPRGISANVIAIGATATEFGGGLLLDEQVGAHIGAQTARGRIGRPDDIAGVVVAMLTGDTGWVTAQRIEASGGMLI from the coding sequence ATGTCGAAAATCGCGCTGATCACCGGCGCCAACCGCGGTCTCGGCCGCGCCTACGCGCTCGCGCTGGCCGAGGCCGGCGTCGATCTGATCCTGACCTACCGCACGCACGCGAAGGACGCGATCGAGGACGTCCTCGCGTCGGTGCGCGGTCTCGGCCGGACCGCGACCGCGATCCCGCTGGACACCCGCGAGGTCTCGTCGTTCGACGCGTTCGCCGGCGAGGTCCGCGACGCGCTGCGCGAGACCTGGGGACGCGACTCCTTCGACTTCCTGCTCAACAACGCCGGTACGGGACCGGGCGCGACGATCGCGGACACCACGGTGGAGCTGGTGGACGAGGTCTTCGCGGTGCACTTCCGCGGCCCGTTCTTCCTGACCCAGAAGCTGCTGCCGCTGATCGCGGACGAGGGCCGGATCATCAACTTCTCCACCGGCCTGTCCCGCTTCACCGGTGACGGCATCTACTCCGCGTACGGCGCGATGAAGGGCGCGGTCGAGGTCTTCACCCGCTACCTGGCCAAGGAGGTCGCGCCGCGCGGCATCTCGGCGAACGTGATCGCGATCGGCGCCACGGCCACCGAGTTCGGCGGCGGCTTGCTGCTCGACGAGCAGGTCGGCGCGCACATCGGCGCGCAGACCGCGCGCGGGCGCATCGGCCGCCCCGACGACATCGCGGGCGTGGTGGTCGCGATGCTGACCGGCGACACCGGCTGGGTCACCGCGCAGCGCATCGAGGCCTCCGGCGGCATGCTGATCTGA
- a CDS encoding helix-turn-helix transcriptional regulator has translation MTDRAQLADFLRTRREALQPEDVGLQRGPRRRTGGLRREEVAALCGMSADYYARIEQQRGPLPSEDMLAAISRGMRLSLDERDHLFRLAGHATPRRTVHSDHVAPGLMRIVDRLADTPAIVLNELGETLLQTRPAIALLGDDSRWTGRARVTVYRWFTDPEYRRVYPVEDHPLHGRVFAAQLRHAYVRDGRSSRAAEIVDELLAVSDEFRDIWAAHDVTATHLNAKRIVHPELGVIEVHCQTLVDPGQSQTLLVFTAVPGSASHEKLELLSVIGDQRF, from the coding sequence ATGACGGATCGCGCGCAGCTGGCTGACTTTCTGCGGACCCGGCGGGAGGCGCTGCAACCGGAGGACGTCGGGTTGCAGCGCGGGCCGCGACGGCGGACCGGTGGGTTGCGGCGGGAGGAGGTGGCGGCGCTCTGCGGGATGTCGGCGGACTACTACGCGCGGATCGAGCAGCAGCGCGGGCCGTTGCCGTCGGAGGACATGCTGGCCGCGATCTCCCGGGGCATGCGGCTCTCGCTGGACGAGCGGGACCACCTGTTCCGGCTGGCCGGGCACGCGACGCCGCGCCGGACCGTGCACTCCGACCACGTCGCGCCCGGGCTGATGCGGATCGTGGACCGGCTGGCGGACACACCGGCGATCGTCCTCAACGAGCTGGGCGAGACGCTGCTGCAGACCCGGCCCGCGATCGCGCTGCTCGGTGACGACTCACGGTGGACCGGGCGGGCGCGGGTCACGGTCTACCGCTGGTTCACCGACCCGGAGTACCGGCGCGTCTACCCGGTCGAGGACCACCCGCTGCACGGGCGAGTGTTCGCGGCGCAGCTGCGGCACGCGTACGTCCGGGACGGCCGGTCGTCGCGTGCCGCGGAGATCGTCGACGAGCTGCTGGCGGTGAGCGACGAGTTCCGCGACATCTGGGCCGCGCACGACGTCACGGCCACGCATCTGAACGCCAAGCGGATCGTGCATCCGGAACTCGGCGTGATCGAGGTGCACTGCCAGACCCTGGTCGACCCCGGCCAATCCCAGACGCTGCTGGTGTTCACCGCGGTGCCGGGCAGCGCGAGCCACGAGAAGCTCGAACTGCTGTCGGTGATCGGCGACCAGCGCTTCTGA
- a CDS encoding tyrosine-protein phosphatase, whose amino-acid sequence MTRNLPFSATFNFRDVGGYPGLDGRTVRWRRLFRSDSLHRLDAADEAAFRELGVRSVIDLRRPHEIARDGRVPEHFGLDYHHIHPEHAEWEDTPFEGSGLTNARWMADRYRDMAETGAAGWAAALTLIGAESSAPVVVHCVAGKDRTGITIALTLGLLGVSDDDIIADYALSTEATARFSAHVQSSWAGSGAYPTPFFGSEPETIATFLSELREKYGSVEAYALHAGVTPATVTAMRTHLLSA is encoded by the coding sequence ATGACCCGTAACCTTCCGTTCTCGGCCACCTTCAACTTCCGCGACGTCGGCGGCTACCCCGGGCTGGACGGCCGCACGGTCCGCTGGCGCCGGCTCTTCCGGTCCGACTCGCTGCACCGGCTGGACGCGGCGGACGAGGCCGCGTTCCGCGAGCTGGGCGTGCGATCCGTGATCGATCTCCGCCGCCCGCACGAGATCGCCCGGGACGGCCGAGTGCCCGAGCACTTCGGGCTCGACTACCACCACATCCACCCGGAGCACGCGGAGTGGGAGGACACGCCGTTCGAGGGCAGCGGGCTGACGAACGCGCGCTGGATGGCCGACCGCTACCGCGACATGGCCGAGACCGGCGCGGCCGGCTGGGCCGCCGCGCTCACGCTGATCGGCGCCGAGTCGTCCGCGCCGGTGGTCGTCCACTGCGTGGCCGGCAAGGACCGCACCGGCATCACGATCGCGCTCACGCTCGGCCTGCTCGGTGTCTCCGACGACGACATCATCGCCGACTACGCGCTGAGCACCGAGGCCACGGCTCGCTTCTCCGCGCACGTGCAGTCGAGCTGGGCCGGCAGCGGCGCGTACCCCACGCCGTTCTTCGGCTCCGAGCCGGAGACGATCGCCACCTTCCTGTCCGAGCTGCGCGAGAAGTACGGCTCCGTCGAGGCCTACGCCCTGCACGCCGGCGTCACCCCGGCCACCGTCACCGCCATGCGCACCCACCTCCTCAGCGCCTGA
- a CDS encoding PRC-barrel domain-containing protein, whose translation MTGPTPQTPYESQDTFRTPDPAGLAQSRPAGWSAWDYRADSGVSGAALAGYKVEATDGHIGKVDSASTEVGAGYLVVDTGPWIFGKKVLLPAGVVNNVDHDDHKVYVDRTKDQIKSAPEFDEERHGDPVYRDKIGSYYGDSYTTPSQIAPPHA comes from the coding sequence ATGACTGGCCCTACACCTCAGACTCCGTACGAGTCGCAGGACACCTTCCGGACGCCGGACCCGGCGGGCCTCGCGCAGAGCCGGCCCGCGGGCTGGTCCGCGTGGGACTACCGCGCGGACTCCGGCGTGAGCGGTGCAGCCCTGGCCGGGTACAAGGTCGAGGCCACCGACGGTCACATCGGCAAGGTCGACTCCGCCTCCACCGAGGTCGGCGCCGGCTACCTGGTCGTCGACACCGGGCCGTGGATCTTCGGTAAGAAGGTCCTGCTGCCGGCCGGCGTCGTCAACAACGTGGACCACGACGACCACAAGGTCTACGTGGACCGCACGAAGGACCAGATCAAGTCTGCTCCGGAGTTCGACGAGGAACGGCACGGTGACCCGGTCTACCGCGACAAGATCGGTAGTTACTACGGCGACTCGTACACCACGCCGAGTCAGATCGCGCCGCCACACGCGTGA
- a CDS encoding carboxymuconolactone decarboxylase family protein, translating into MNLGRALLETPLTDAQAWGAALACAIAARQPDVIRAFAAEASVRLPAPAVEQARAAASIMAMNNVFYRAQHMIGGERHPAGLRMRTITSPVLAAAGVTRADFELWCLAVSAIAGCAVCLQNHDQGVRRAGLDAAAVHEALRIAAVVHAAAVTLDAAG; encoded by the coding sequence GTGAATCTCGGCCGGGCGCTGCTGGAGACGCCGCTGACCGACGCGCAGGCGTGGGGTGCGGCGCTCGCGTGCGCGATCGCGGCCCGGCAGCCGGACGTGATCCGGGCGTTCGCGGCCGAGGCGTCCGTCCGGCTGCCCGCACCCGCGGTCGAGCAGGCGCGCGCGGCCGCCTCGATCATGGCGATGAACAACGTCTTCTACCGCGCGCAGCACATGATCGGCGGTGAGCGCCACCCGGCCGGCCTGCGCATGCGGACGATCACCTCGCCGGTGCTCGCGGCCGCCGGCGTCACCCGGGCCGACTTCGAGCTGTGGTGCCTCGCGGTCTCCGCGATCGCCGGCTGCGCCGTCTGTCTGCAGAACCATGACCAGGGGGTACGCCGGGCGGGACTGGACGCCGCCGCGGTGCACGAGGCGCTGCGGATCGCCGCGGTGGTGCACGCGGCCGCGGTCACGCTGGACGCGGCCGGTTAG
- the cimA gene encoding citramalate synthase → MDYQVFDTTLRDGAQREGISFSVADKLAVARLLDEFGVGFIEGGWPGAMPKDTEFFRRARTELDLKHAQLVAFGATRKAGTDVAVDPQIAALLDSEAPVVCLVAKSDIRHVERALRTTGDENLAMVRDSVAHFRAHGRRVFVDCEHFFDGFRFDPDYTASVVRAALDAGAERVVMCDTNGGMLPSRITAAIEDLTARLGIEADRLGIHCQNDTSCAVANTIAAVEAGVRHFQCTANGYGERPGNADLFAVVSNLQLKLGLPVLPDGCLEKAVRVAHGIAEIANIAPDTHQAYVGAAAFAHKAGLHASAIKVDPVLYNHVDPAVVGNDMRILVTEMAGRASIELKAKELGVDLAGQPEALSRVTKRVKELEADGWSFEAADASFELLVRSELPGAEPVRPFALESYRVIVEHREDGAVVSEATVKVRVGEQRVIATAEGNGPVNALDEALRQSLSAHYPALATFELADYKVRILEGSHGTSAVTRVLVGTKAAVDDGWTTVGVHENVVEASWHALVDALTYGVDHAV, encoded by the coding sequence ATGGATTACCAGGTGTTCGACACGACGCTCCGCGACGGCGCACAGCGCGAGGGGATCAGCTTCTCGGTCGCGGACAAGCTCGCGGTCGCCCGGCTGCTCGACGAGTTCGGCGTCGGCTTCATCGAGGGCGGCTGGCCGGGCGCGATGCCCAAGGACACCGAGTTCTTCCGCCGGGCCCGCACCGAGCTGGACCTCAAGCACGCGCAGCTGGTCGCGTTCGGCGCCACCCGCAAGGCCGGCACCGACGTCGCGGTGGACCCGCAGATCGCGGCGCTGCTCGACTCCGAGGCGCCGGTCGTCTGCCTGGTCGCGAAGTCCGACATCCGGCACGTCGAGCGCGCGCTGCGCACCACCGGCGACGAGAACCTGGCGATGGTCCGGGACAGCGTCGCGCACTTCCGCGCGCACGGCCGCCGCGTCTTCGTCGACTGCGAGCACTTCTTCGACGGCTTCCGCTTCGACCCGGACTACACCGCGTCCGTGGTCCGCGCCGCGCTGGACGCCGGTGCCGAGCGGGTGGTCATGTGCGACACGAACGGCGGCATGCTCCCGTCCCGGATCACCGCCGCCATCGAGGACCTCACGGCGCGGCTCGGCATCGAGGCCGACCGGCTCGGCATCCACTGCCAGAACGACACCTCCTGCGCGGTCGCGAACACGATCGCCGCGGTCGAGGCCGGTGTGCGGCACTTCCAGTGCACCGCCAACGGCTACGGCGAGCGCCCCGGCAACGCGGACCTGTTCGCCGTCGTCAGCAACCTGCAGCTCAAGCTCGGGCTCCCGGTCCTACCGGACGGGTGCCTGGAGAAGGCGGTGCGCGTCGCGCACGGCATCGCCGAGATCGCCAACATCGCCCCCGACACCCACCAGGCCTACGTCGGGGCCGCGGCCTTCGCCCACAAGGCGGGACTGCACGCGAGCGCGATCAAGGTCGACCCGGTGCTCTACAACCACGTGGATCCCGCGGTCGTCGGCAACGACATGCGCATTCTGGTGACCGAGATGGCCGGCCGGGCCAGCATCGAGCTCAAGGCCAAGGAGCTCGGTGTCGACCTGGCCGGTCAGCCGGAGGCGCTGTCCCGGGTCACCAAGCGGGTCAAGGAGCTGGAGGCGGACGGCTGGAGCTTCGAGGCCGCGGACGCGTCGTTCGAGCTGCTGGTCCGCTCCGAGCTGCCGGGCGCCGAGCCGGTCCGGCCGTTCGCGCTCGAGTCGTACCGGGTGATCGTCGAACACCGGGAGGACGGTGCGGTCGTCTCCGAGGCCACGGTCAAGGTCCGGGTCGGTGAGCAGCGGGTGATCGCCACCGCCGAGGGCAACGGCCCGGTCAACGCGCTGGACGAGGCGCTGCGGCAGTCGCTGTCCGCGCACTACCCGGCGCTGGCCACGTTCGAGCTGGCCGACTACAAGGTCCGCATCCTGGAGGGTTCGCACGGCACGTCCGCGGTCACCCGCGTGCTGGTCGGCACGAAGGCGGCGGTGGACGACGGCTGGACCACGGTCGGCGTGCACGAGAACGTCGTCGAGGCGTCCTGGCACGCGCTCGTCGACGCGCTCACCTACGGCGTCGACCACGCGGTCTGA
- a CDS encoding endonuclease/exonuclease/phosphatase family protein — protein sequence MSVDLSRRSRRPLSVVCWVAAGPFAVWALVRGAGLDYGPAIQLIAFTPYVTGAALVVALVTLVLRRWAPAVLAVLAAVALTAMVLPRAVPDADRGAAEGPVLRVLTANVLGGGAQPDALIALVREHDVDVLAIQEFTGAVGAALDARGLAGELPYRQLHAIDSAAGSALYSRYPLTDVGVRVHSSQFTQAYGTVNVPGAAPVLAESVHPMAPWGMPVLDDWRTDLGNLPRATPDGPVRLLLGDFNSTLDHSPLRALVASGYRDAADATGRGLLGTWGPYDGSPIPPVQLDHVLADRRIRVESLEVLRLPGSDHRPVFATLRLPRPQ from the coding sequence GTGAGTGTGGATCTTTCGCGGCGCAGCCGGCGGCCGTTGAGCGTGGTGTGCTGGGTGGCGGCGGGGCCGTTCGCGGTGTGGGCGCTGGTGCGCGGGGCGGGGCTGGACTACGGGCCGGCGATTCAGCTGATCGCGTTCACGCCGTACGTCACCGGGGCCGCGCTCGTCGTCGCGCTGGTCACGCTGGTGCTGCGCCGGTGGGCACCGGCCGTGCTCGCCGTGCTGGCCGCGGTCGCGCTGACCGCGATGGTGCTGCCCCGCGCGGTGCCGGACGCGGACCGGGGCGCGGCCGAGGGACCGGTGCTGCGCGTGCTGACCGCGAACGTGCTGGGCGGCGGCGCGCAGCCGGACGCGCTGATCGCGCTGGTCCGCGAGCATGACGTGGACGTGCTGGCGATCCAGGAGTTCACCGGCGCGGTCGGTGCCGCGCTGGACGCGCGCGGGCTGGCCGGGGAGTTGCCGTACCGGCAGCTGCACGCGATCGACTCGGCGGCCGGGTCCGCGCTCTACTCCCGCTATCCGCTCACCGACGTGGGCGTGCGCGTGCACTCGTCGCAGTTCACCCAGGCGTACGGGACGGTGAACGTGCCGGGTGCGGCGCCGGTGCTGGCGGAGTCGGTGCACCCGATGGCGCCGTGGGGCATGCCGGTGCTGGACGACTGGCGCACCGACCTCGGCAACCTGCCCCGCGCCACGCCGGACGGCCCGGTGCGGCTGCTGCTCGGCGACTTCAACTCCACGCTGGACCACTCGCCGCTGCGCGCGCTGGTCGCCTCCGGCTACCGGGACGCGGCGGACGCGACCGGCCGGGGCCTGCTCGGCACCTGGGGGCCGTACGACGGCAGCCCGATCCCGCCGGTCCAGCTCGACCACGTGCTGGCCGACCGGCGGATCCGGGTCGAGTCGCTGGAGGTGCTGCGCCTCCCCGGCTCCGACCACCGCCCGGTCTTCGCCACGCTCCGGCTCCCGCGCCCGCAATAG
- a CDS encoding endonuclease/exonuclease/phosphatase family protein translates to MWITVVAWLAAAVLAAWAVVRGLGLDHGPFVQLLAFTPYVAAGAPVVALVAALLRRRLPAVAALAVGAVLIALVVPRVIPDARPAVAGPRIRVLSMNVLGGNADPAAILGLVRELRVDVLALQEHTPELDAALRAGGIGAELPYREANPEAGTGGSGLYSRSPLTGGGTRRYPSPSSVPPYRGHSASYATVTVPGGMPLMVESVHPMAPWSVRMAGAWRRDLAMVPAATPDGPPRLLLGDFNATLDHAPLRELLATGYRDAAAARGLGLVGTWGPYNGMLVPPVALDHVLADRRIAVDGFAVHELPGSDHHAVSATLTLPAG, encoded by the coding sequence ATGTGGATCACCGTCGTCGCCTGGCTCGCCGCCGCCGTGCTCGCCGCCTGGGCGGTGGTGCGCGGGCTCGGGCTCGATCACGGGCCGTTCGTGCAGTTGCTGGCGTTCACGCCGTACGTGGCGGCCGGCGCGCCGGTGGTCGCGCTGGTCGCGGCGCTGCTCCGCCGCCGGCTCCCGGCCGTGGCCGCGCTGGCCGTCGGTGCGGTGCTGATCGCGCTGGTCGTGCCGCGGGTGATCCCGGACGCGCGGCCCGCGGTCGCCGGTCCACGGATCCGGGTGCTCAGCATGAACGTGCTCGGCGGCAACGCCGACCCGGCCGCGATCCTCGGCCTGGTCCGCGAGCTGCGGGTGGACGTGCTGGCGTTGCAGGAGCACACGCCGGAGCTGGACGCGGCGCTGCGGGCCGGCGGGATCGGCGCGGAGCTGCCCTACCGTGAGGCGAATCCGGAGGCGGGAACCGGCGGATCCGGTCTCTACTCGCGGTCACCACTGACCGGCGGCGGCACCCGCCGGTACCCGTCGCCGTCGTCGGTGCCGCCGTACCGGGGGCATTCCGCGTCGTACGCGACCGTCACCGTCCCGGGCGGGATGCCGCTGATGGTGGAGTCGGTACATCCGATGGCGCCGTGGAGCGTCCGGATGGCCGGCGCCTGGCGCCGGGACCTGGCCATGGTTCCGGCGGCCACGCCGGACGGTCCGCCGCGGCTGCTGCTCGGCGATTTCAACGCGACGCTCGACCACGCGCCGCTACGCGAGCTGCTGGCGACCGGGTACCGGGACGCGGCGGCGGCCCGCGGGCTCGGGCTGGTGGGGACGTGGGGACCGTACAACGGAATGCTGGTGCCGCCGGTCGCGCTGGATCATGTGCTGGCCGACCGCCGGATCGCGGTGGACGGCTTCGCGGTGCACGAGCTGCCCGGCTCCGACCACCACGCGGTCTCCGCGACGCTGACGCTGCCGGCCGGCTGA
- a CDS encoding response regulator transcription factor has product MGGERAGRVLVADDDAKVRQLLSMTLRAAGFEVVTAPDGVRAVRAAATTHPDVVVLDVAMPGKSGFDAADEMRASDPAPAVLFLTARPGADQRLGEAAFLVKPFALADLVARVRALAG; this is encoded by the coding sequence ATGGGCGGGGAGAGGGCCGGGCGGGTCCTTGTGGCTGATGACGACGCGAAGGTACGGCAGTTGCTGTCGATGACGCTCCGGGCGGCCGGTTTCGAGGTCGTCACCGCGCCGGACGGCGTGCGCGCCGTCCGGGCGGCCGCGACCACGCACCCGGACGTGGTGGTGCTGGACGTGGCGATGCCCGGCAAGAGCGGTTTCGACGCGGCGGACGAGATGCGCGCCTCCGACCCGGCGCCCGCGGTGCTGTTCCTGACCGCGCGCCCCGGCGCTGACCAGCGGCTGGGCGAGGCCGCGTTCCTGGTCAAGCCGTTCGCGCTGGCCGACCTGGTGGCCCGCGTCCGCGCGCTGGCCGGCTGA